The sequence TATAGGTCTTAGTTTTGGAGGAGATTTAAATGCGCATACTAGTTTTAACGAAACTGTTTATAAATTGAAATTACCTACAAACAACAAAAAAAAGTTTGAAAAAGGAATAGAAATATTATTTGAAATGACTTTCAAGGCTACCTTAACCCAAGAAGACATAGATTTAGAGAAACAAGTAATAATAGAAGAATGGAGACTAGGTCAGGGAATTTCAGAAAGATTATATAAAAATGTGTATGAAAAAGCAATATTTGAAAATTCAATGTATAAAAAAAGAAGAGTTATAGGAGATATGGATATTATAAAGAATGCGAAAAAAGAAAATTTAGAAGCTTTCTATAAAAAATGGTATCGCCCTGAAAATATGGCTATAGTTGTTGTGGGAGATTTAAATGAAGAATATGTGGAAAAAACAATAACTAAATATTTTGGAAAGGCAGAAAAAAAAGAAAAAATTATTCCTAGAAAATATTCTTTAAAAGAATTAGAAGATAATTTTATAATTTTTAGAGATGAAGAAATTAAAGTTCCTGAGTTCCAGATGATATCTAGAAAGGATAGAAATTTAATATATAATGAAAAATATTTTAAGGATTCTATAGGAAAGATATTATTGAAAAATATTTTAAAAAATAAATATATTATGGAAATTAATTTAGGAAATGAAAGCTTATTAAGTGGAGGTCTTTCTTGGAATAATTATATAAAAGATACTACACAATCAGTTTATGGGACACTAGTACAGGGGAAAGAAAAGAAGGGAATAAAAACAGTGTACGAAAATTTAAAATATTTAGGAGAAAAAGAAATTTCTAAAGAAGAATTAGATTTAGAAAAAAAAGAAATTCTAAATACTTTAGAAATGATAGTTAAAAACAAAGATTCAATTCATAATAAACAAATTATAAAAGATATAAATGGAATTTTTATAAAAAATGATTTGTTCTTATCTCCAGAAGAAACATTAGAAATTTATTTAAAATATGTAAATGAAATAAATCCTTTATATATAAAAAAATTAGCAAAAGATATTTATATTGATAAAGCTGCTTATATTTTATATTTACCTAAAAATGAGAATAAAGTTTTTGAAAATAAAGATGATTTTAAAAATTTTATAGGAAAGTTGAGAAAGGAAAAAATAGAAAAAAGTAATTTAGAAATAAAAGAAATAAAATTAAATATTATGAATTTAAAAGAGGGTAAAATTAATTCGATTGTAAAAAAAAATGGATATGAAGAATTAAAATTATCTAATGGTATAGATACTTTTTATAAGAAAACAGATTTTAAAAAAGATGAAATAATTATTTCATTGATTAAGGAAGAAGGAAATTCAAATGAGAGTGATATAAATTATTTAAATAGTTTGATGGCTAGCTCAATGATAAATGGTTCAGGTG comes from Fusobacterium sp. JB019 and encodes:
- a CDS encoding insulinase family protein yields the protein MLKKIVIIMTLILSATCFSKNTSNSKKLIVKKLDNGMTYYFYKNSKPKNRASVNVIVNAGSLQEEENQLGLAHFLEHMCFNGTENYKKNSIIKYFESIGLSFGGDLNAHTSFNETVYKLKLPTNNKKKFEKGIEILFEMTFKATLTQEDIDLEKQVIIEEWRLGQGISERLYKNVYEKAIFENSMYKKRRVIGDMDIIKNAKKENLEAFYKKWYRPENMAIVVVGDLNEEYVEKTITKYFGKAEKKEKIIPRKYSLKELEDNFIIFRDEEIKVPEFQMISRKDRNLIYNEKYFKDSIGKILLKNILKNKYIMEINLGNESLLSGGLSWNNYIKDTTQSVYGTLVQGKEKKGIKTVYENLKYLGEKEISKEELDLEKKEILNTLEMIVKNKDSIHNKQIIKDINGIFIKNDLFLSPEETLEIYLKYVNEINPLYIKKLAKDIYIDKAAYILYLPKNENKVFENKDDFKNFIGKLRKEKIEKSNLEIKEIKLNIMNLKEGKINSIVKKNGYEELKLSNGIDTFYKKTDFKKDEIIISLIKEEGNSNESDINYLNSLMASSMINGSGAGNVLAKDLNMYMKGKKFKVIPFIDEYIQGVKIISTKKDLEESLNYFLNIVLNPKIDNQIYNINMKGLKELIQNRKNSSKDVFKDKIIEILYNNNFRKRALTIKDLEKIEKNKMLEVYKNKFSNFNNYKLIIVGSLEEEKLQNILKKYFASLPVDSSINKEYKKNNLIYPVGKIEDEVIKGRDKKIKVNIFYPIKVKYNQENKYLVNTLSKILKINLIEEIREKMGGIYGVSVRSELDKYEPGLLEIKFSTDPKKQEKVTNAILEEIKKINEGKINIETLKSVKENYKNIYEDNQNENYYWVNFLTNKLIEKEDYKKITPEKYNEIVEKNKLSKFAEEFIDANNYIKVILKPKQVKK